A region from the Triticum urartu cultivar G1812 chromosome 1, Tu2.1, whole genome shotgun sequence genome encodes:
- the LOC125554275 gene encoding uncharacterized protein LOC125554275 isoform X1 has protein sequence MSPYLFVLAINELSILLNEALQANQLQGISLGPNCPSVHSLLFADDLLVCGHDTYQEAQTMASLIQHFCALSGQTPNWNKSAILFSNHVSQNIINDIKQVFPVANLDANFTHLGHPLILPAKNRDAAYNFVLDKILNKLPSYKANMLSHAARLELIRSVFSAIPVYYMANILFPKKFIAKLTSIIRNFWWTGIRETDSKRSLCLRAWKDITNSKSEGGLGIRNLKAVNESLILAAAWRLAKNPSSQLYCVLQAKYFSTTSIWKATNNPPKSAFWSSILKMLPKLKEHAFYQLTQGNVSIWSMPWCNL, from the coding sequence ATGTCTCCTTACTTATTTGTTCTTGCAATTAATGAACTTTCCATCTTGCTTAATGAAGCTTTGCAGGCTAACCAATTGCAAGGAATTTCTCTTGGACCAAACTGCCCCTCTGTCCATTCTCTTCTATTTGCAGATGATCTTCTGGTGTGTGGGCACGATACTTATCAGGAGGCTCAGACGATGGCCAGTCTTATTCAACACTTTTGTGCTCTTTCTGGTCAAACTCCTAACTGGAATAAATCTGCCATTCTCTTTAGCAATCATGTTTCTCAGAATATTATTAATGATATTAAGCAAGTCTTTCCTGTTGCTAATCTTGATGCTAATTTCACTCATCTTGGTCATCCTCTAATTTTGCCTGCTAAGAATAGGGATGCTGCTTATAACTTTGTTTTGGATAAAATTTTAAATAAGCTCCCCTCTTATAAAGCTAACATGCTATCTCATGCTGCCCGTCTTGAACTTATTCGCTCTGTCTTTTCTGCTATCCCTGTTTATTATATGGCAAACATTCTGTTTCCAAAAAAATTTATTGCCAAGCTCACTTCTATCATTAGGAATTTTTGGTGGACAGGGATTAGAGAAACAGATTCTAAGAGGAGTCTTTGTCTTAGAGCATGGAAGGATATTACCAACTCCAAGTCTGAAGGTGGTCTTGGAATCAGAAATCTAAAAGCCGTCAATGAGAGTCTTATTCTTGCTGCGGCTTGGAGGTTAGCTAAAAACCCCTCCTCCCAATTATATTGTGTTCTTCAAGCCAAATATTTTTCTACCACTTCTATTTGGAAAGCTACTAATAATCCACCTAAATCTGCCTTTTGGTCTTCCATTTTAAAAATGCTTCCTAAACTTAAAGAGCATGCCTTCTATCAACTCACCCAAGGTAATGTTTCTATTTGGAGCATGCCTTGGTGCAATCTTTGA